TCAAGCCGCCGCCGTCTTGCAAGCCATGATGGAACAAGAGGGGCCGGCCTTGGAAACGCTGCCCGTAGCGGAAAGCCGATCCATCGCTCGGGACGCTTTTCGGGAATTGGGCGGAGAACGAGTGGATGCAGGCTGCGTGGAAGACCGGATTCTGCCGGCCGATCATGGCCCCGTATCCGTTCGCATCTATACGCCCAAAGGAACAGGCCCCTTTCCCGTCCTCATGTATTTCCACGGCGGCGGCTGGGTGTGGTGCGATGCGGATACCCATGAAGCCGCCTGCCGCCATTTATGCCGGCTCGCCAACAGCATCGTCATTTTCGCGAATTATCGCCGCTCCCCGGAATATCGCTTTCCCGCCGCCAACGACGACGCCTATTACGCGACGAAATGGGTCTCGGATCATGCGAGCGAGATCAACGCCGATCCACAACGCATCGCAGCGGGAGGAGACAGCGCGGGAGGCAACATGTCGGCGGTATTGGCGCTGCGCGCGCGGGAAACGAAGGATTTTCGCTTGGCGTTTCAATTGCTGGTTTATCCCGTTACGGATATGAGCGATATGGACGGCGGGACCTACGAAACGTATGGGGAAGGGTATTTTCTCACCAAGCCGCTGATGAAATGGTTTCGCGAACAATATCTGAATTCGCTGGATGAAGCCCGGCTGCCCCAGGTTTCGCCTTTGCTGGAAAAAGATTTGACGGGATTGCCGCCCGCGTTGGTGATAACGGCGGAATTCGATCCTCTCCGCCAAGAAGGAGAAGCCTACGCCCAACGCCTCGCTAACGCGGGGATTGCGGTTCAATGCTCGCGCTACAACGGCATGATTCATCCGTTCTGGAGCATGGCTGGAAAGGTGGATCAAGCGCTAGCCGCCTACCGCGAAGCCGCCAACGCTCTGCAAAAAGCCTTCGGCAACGTCTGAATGACGGATGCCGTCAGATGCGAAAGATCGCGCGAAATTCTATTTCGAGAAGGCCGGGATAAAACTTGTAGAGAAAAGAGGATATAAAAACCGCGCCCAGCAGGACTCGAACCTGCAACCTCCTGCTTAGAAGGCAGATGCTCTATCCGTTGAGCTATGGGCGCAAACGATTGATTTTTATTAAGATAACAGCGAGATTTTCAATCTATCCTTCCCGCGTTATCGTTCGAATCGATCTATGATCGCAAAATTGTAGCCTTATTTTATTATTTCTCAATCATTGGAGAATTCAATCGGGAAATTCGATTTTCTGGAATTGGGAAAGATGAGCGCGCTTGATCGAAAGATGACGAGAAATGATTGAGAGAGAGGTTATCGCGTGGTTTAGTTTGATGAGATGGGATTTTTTTGTAAAAATTACAGAAGCAAACCCGCTGAGGCAAGCAACGGATCTTTTTTCGGTAAATCAACGCCCTGGACGGCGTCGGGCGACTGTAAATATACTGTTCCATCTTATCGATTTCGCGCATCGTGCAGGAGGCGTTCATGATTTCCGTCGGCGTTATTGGATACGGCTATTGGGGGCCTAATCTGGTCCGGAATTTCAATTCCATCTCCGAATCCAAGGTAACTTGGGTTTGCGATCCGCTTTCGGACCGATTGGCCAAGGCTTCAGCGCTTTATCCCGCTATTCGAATTACCGCCGATCCTCAAGATTTGTTCTCCGATCCCTCGTTGGACGCCGTCTTGATCGCTACGCCGGTGTTTACGCATTTCGACCTGGCCATGAAAGCGCTGCAGGCGGGGAAGCACGTCCTGGTGGAAAAACCGCTGGCCTCCAATTCCGAACAAGCGCGGAGACTGCTCGATCAGGCGGATAAAAGCGGCAAAGTTCTGATGGTAGATCACACCTTCATCTATACCGCCGCCGTGCGCAAGATCAAGGAATTGATCGAACAGGGAACGCTGGGCGAGTTGTATTATTTCGATTCCGTTCGCATCAACCTCGGCCTGTTCCAGCATGACGTCAACGTACTTTGGGATTTAGCCGTGCACGATCTATCCATCATGGACTATCTTCTCGGCGCCGAAGTCCAATCCATCGCCGCCGTGGGCGTGGCGCATATTCCGGGCCAGCCGGAAAACATCGCTTATCTGACCTGTTTCTTCGAAAACAATCTCATCGCCCATTTTCATGTCAATTGGCTGGCGCCGGTTAAAATCCGGCAAACGCTGATCGGCGGCAGTCGTAAAATGGTGGTCTACGATGATCTGGAATCGAGCGAAAAGATCAAGATTTACGATAAAGGAGTAACCCTGGAAGCCAATCCCGAAAAAATCTACCAACTGTTGGTCGGCTACCGCGCGGGCGATATGTATTCGCCTCACTTGAACGGCGTGGAAGCCCTGCGCGAGGAAGCCCGCCATTTCGTGGAATGCGTCGAGAAGGGTATCACTCCTATCACCAGCGGGCCGGAAGGCTTGCGCGTCGTCAAAATCCTCGAAGCGGCCAACCAATCCATGAAAGAACATGGCCGCCCCGTCTCCATCAAGTAATTGCTCTCGAAAGCCTTTATTCCTACGTAGCCGGGACATTTACGCGCCATTTTTTGCGATTTTTTCCTGGCGCCAATCCTAACGCAAATTTTGATGTCCGCTATAATCGCTATAATTCAGCAGGCAGGGTTAACGCAATCCTCCATTATTTATTGATATATACAATTAGGATCGGAATTATTATGATTCCATTCGTCGATCTCAAAATTCAATACCATAACATCAAATCGGAAATTGACGCCGCCGTGTTGGGCGTATTGGAGAGTTGCCAGTTCGCTTTGGGCAAGGAAGTCGGCGCGTTCGAAGAGGAGTTCGCCCAATATTGCGGCTCAGAGAATGGCGTAGGCGTCAATTCCGGCACTAGCGCTTTGCATCTGGCGCTGTTGGCGGCGGATATCGGTCCCGGCGACGAGGTTATCACCGTCCCTTTTACTTTCGTGGCCACCACCGCCGCCGTTGTCTATACCGGCGCCAAGCCGGTTTTCGTGGATATCGATCCCCGCTCCTATACGATGGACCCGGCGCGGATCGAAGAAGCCATAACGCCCCAAACCAAGGCCATTCTTCCCGTCCATCTCTACGGCCAAACGGCGGATATGGACCCGATTCTGGAAATCGCCCGCAAGTATGGCATTCTCGTCATCGAAGACGCCGCCCAAGCTCACGGCGCCGAGTATAAAGGCTGCCGCGCCGGAAGCATGGGCGATATGGGCTGCTTCAGTTTCTACCCCGGCAAAAACCTCGGCGCATACGGCGAAGGCGGCATGGTAGTAACCAATAATTCGGAATACGTCCGCAAAATCCGCATGTTGCGCGATTGGGGTTCGGAAAAGAAATACTTCCACGATCTCAAGGGTTACAATTATCGCATGGAAGGCATTCAAGGCGCCGTGCTGCGGGTCAAATTGCGCCATTTGGAATCGTGGACCGAATCGCGCCGGTTATGGGCTGCTCTTTACAATCAAATCATGGAACCGGCGGGAATTCTTACGCCGCAGGCTATGCCCGACCGCCGTCACGTCTTCCATGTTTACGCCATCCGTACGCCTAACCGATCCGCCTTGCAAGCGCATCTGCATAGCCGGCAAATTTTCACCAATATTCACTATCCGATT
Above is a genomic segment from Candidatus Omnitrophota bacterium containing:
- a CDS encoding alpha/beta hydrolase encodes the protein MTNSSFEVVKRHLAGGVLDPQAAAVLQAMMEQEGPALETLPVAESRSIARDAFRELGGERVDAGCVEDRILPADHGPVSVRIYTPKGTGPFPVLMYFHGGGWVWCDADTHEAACRHLCRLANSIVIFANYRRSPEYRFPAANDDAYYATKWVSDHASEINADPQRIAAGGDSAGGNMSAVLALRARETKDFRLAFQLLVYPVTDMSDMDGGTYETYGEGYFLTKPLMKWFREQYLNSLDEARLPQVSPLLEKDLTGLPPALVITAEFDPLRQEGEAYAQRLANAGIAVQCSRYNGMIHPFWSMAGKVDQALAAYREAANALQKAFGNV
- a CDS encoding Gfo/Idh/MocA family oxidoreductase: MISVGVIGYGYWGPNLVRNFNSISESKVTWVCDPLSDRLAKASALYPAIRITADPQDLFSDPSLDAVLIATPVFTHFDLAMKALQAGKHVLVEKPLASNSEQARRLLDQADKSGKVLMVDHTFIYTAAVRKIKELIEQGTLGELYYFDSVRINLGLFQHDVNVLWDLAVHDLSIMDYLLGAEVQSIAAVGVAHIPGQPENIAYLTCFFENNLIAHFHVNWLAPVKIRQTLIGGSRKMVVYDDLESSEKIKIYDKGVTLEANPEKIYQLLVGYRAGDMYSPHLNGVEALREEARHFVECVEKGITPITSGPEGLRVVKILEAANQSMKEHGRPVSIK
- a CDS encoding DegT/DnrJ/EryC1/StrS family aminotransferase codes for the protein MIPFVDLKIQYHNIKSEIDAAVLGVLESCQFALGKEVGAFEEEFAQYCGSENGVGVNSGTSALHLALLAADIGPGDEVITVPFTFVATTAAVVYTGAKPVFVDIDPRSYTMDPARIEEAITPQTKAILPVHLYGQTADMDPILEIARKYGILVIEDAAQAHGAEYKGCRAGSMGDMGCFSFYPGKNLGAYGEGGMVVTNNSEYVRKIRMLRDWGSEKKYFHDLKGYNYRMEGIQGAVLRVKLRHLESWTESRRLWAALYNQIMEPAGILTPQAMPDRRHVFHVYAIRTPNRSALQAHLHSRQIFTNIHYPIPVHLQEAYSDLGYKKGDFPHSEQAADEVLSLPMFPELTEAQVRETAEAVLAFHQA